Within Trichoderma atroviride chromosome 2, complete sequence, the genomic segment TcgtaaatttataaaacgTGTGGCTGTTCTTTGTGTTTCAGAGTTGATCTGATGTGAATTGGTCTGGTCCAATGTGAATAGCAGCTGACAGAAGGTGAAGAGCAGGAGGAGAGCAGGCAATGCGCGCTACAGCTGCCTCGTGCGGCCTCGAGTTAAGAATTCTGCCAAGCCTGGTATTTCGTTTGCATGGAACACATGGTCGATAGACAAAACTTTTGTTGCAAATATTGGCTACAGCAATGTAAGCGAGATCGAAGTCAGTCCGTcggccatcaccgccttgCGTCACGTTTATATCGCCAGATCTCAGAACTCTATCTGCCACAAGCCTAGCCATATCATGTCTAGCCATACCTCGGTAGGCAACAAACTTCCAACTCAGATACTGTTGGATACTCATGTGCAACAATTAAGCCTTGAGCTACCAGCTCCATCTGTCACGCTAGCTAACCTGCCTTGCCTCATGAACTGTCTACTTTTAACCTACTAAAATAGTTGCCTCATTCATGATTGGATATGTAACTTGCCTTATTCTTGATTGGCCATGTAACCCGAGATGTATACTTATTCATTCAACATGTTGATCAACTCCCTGAACCTTTCTGTTTCGTATGTTCTTTGCATTATGCCTACTAACGCTTGCAACAAAAAAGCACAGATGAAAACATAGAACAAATCTATACGCATAAGCATTATCGAACATCTCTTCGTGTACGTGCCACAAGGCAACCAAGGTATCATGTCGTAAATCGTAAacccaaaaagaaatctaTCTCATAAATGCATCTACATTTTGTAGGGCGTTTCTTTCCTGACGATGTATACTTCGCCCACAAGAACCACACATCCGACAATCATCGCAATGGAAATGATGGGAAGATTCACGCGCGCAAAGTCGAGACTTCTTACGCGAATATGCTTCCTGGCGAGGATGTCGCGCCAAAGCAGACCAGCCAACGAAGCGCTGAACGCAGCACTGAACGCACCGTAGTTGACGCCGAGAGCCATGCTGTACACAGTTGCCCAGAACGTTCTGTCGCTAATGGGGACACCACTCACTACATGGATCTGTTGCCACTTCTGGATGATCCGGCATAGCAGTATCGTGGTCCCAATGTTTGTCCCTGCAAACTTTAATCCAGTTAGCTTTGCGACTACAAATGACTTTGGGGTTATACATACGTTGCATAGAATAACAGAAAGGAAGCCCATCCCCCCCAATAGCACCGACTGTCCCAGTTCTCTTTACCCAGTGCTCCCACCCATAGGCAAAGACTGGCACCCAGCCTTTTGTTACCAGCCCTTGTACAAGGATAAACATGCAAAAGGCGAACGGAACCAAGGCGAACGGGAGGTGGAGAACAACGGCAGCAGCCGTGGGAAATGTCTCTTGGCACCATCTGAGCGTGTCCTGGCCAAGCGACATCAGGGTGGCTGGCCCGTGCGGCCCATGGATAGATGCCATTGAGTTTCGGCGTCTTCTTTCTAAATCTTCATCCGACTGGGGCACAAAAAGACCTTGTGGGGGCGAATCAGAGCCAGTTTGGTTTAgaatgctcttttcttcgagCGAGTTGACCTCACTTGTCATGTTTCCTTTCTCCTGTTTCTCTGTATAGCCATTATGTGGGGATATCGAGCGTTCCAAATGGGCCGATGACATTGCTGCCAGGACACGATCATCAGTATTTTCGACCAGGAGAATCGCAGGAGTCGGAGCGTGTCCCTCAGCATGGACAGCAGGATTTAGTATCGTTTTCCCGTCTTTCACGTGTGCAGCTGGCGGACTGGTATTATTCAATTCGTAAACACCGTCTGATTCTTGGAGCTGTGCGTCTTTCGATTCCAActttggagatgaagagccagTCTCGCCTCGCACTTCGTGGTTGGCAGCGGAAGTCTGTCTTGCTTCTTCGGCTTGTTGAAATTTTCTCTCGGCTCGTGCAATTTGTGCATCTTCGAATTCTTCTCTACCCTTTCTCGCAATGTCTCGGGTTTCCTTTCGGTGGTACCATCCAAAACCAATATCCCAGCAGAACATGACAAAGGCTGCCGGAAGAGTGACCCAAAACACGGGGTGGGCGCCGCTTTTGGCACTTGCAGCGTTGATTGCCAGGACAGTGACCAAAGTAGCAGCCATAATGACAGCGCCAAATGCGGCTCCGCCCTTGTCAAGAAATGGATTCATGATTTCTTCAAGCGACAGCAACTTGCCTTCTTCGTTGTTTGCAAGATcggcctcgtcttcgtcaacaTGGCCTCTTGCATGGGGGATGTTGGGGTTCACAGgtttcttggctttgacttCTTCTGGAAGCTCGTGCATCTTGATGGAATACGGAATGAGGTCCTCATTTGCAAAGACGATGTATAGCAGAAAAGGGAATAGAACAATGGCAGTAACGACGACAGGAACAATCATGTTGGCGGTATAGTGGATGAATTTGATGTTGAAGGCTCCCGCAAGGACAAGATTCGTCGGGTTAGAAGAAACCAAAATGGCAGATGCGACATTCGCAATAGCAAACTGAGTGTGAATCCATGCTCTCGGATGAATGATGTTGCTCGAGACTCTAGTCATGTAGGCCAAGAAGGCAGTTCCTGACAGAATGATGGGATCATTGCCAATGAAACTGcccaagccaaagaaaaaagcataGAGGTAGAAGAAGAGTCGATGCCCAACTTTGCCGCCCTTTTGAAGCACTTTGAATGCCAAGTATCGGATGAGGCCAGATGCGTCGATCGATATGGCGATGTAGGCCaaggtgaggaagaaggccatAATATCGATTGGTGAAATGTTATCGGCGCCGATGATGCCATCGTGGACTTCTTGACGGCCAAtagccaagatggccagtAGAAATAAGTCTGCGATGAGAGGTGCCGTAACAAAGTTCATGGGGAAGTTGAGCCGTACCCATGGCTTGATTTtgccattgtcgtcgtcttcagcaAGCGGAGGAGGGCGATACCGCCGTTTAGGAATAACTCTTAGAGCTCCAAGACTGTCTTCAAAGAGATCTGATATCTTCCGGGGTATGTAGATGGGGATGTGAAATGGACACAGCACATTGACGTCTGGTTTAACAAACAAAGAAAGTCAATAAACCATTATTTGTTCTCATGGTACAACAGTGCCACAACTCACTTGTGAGAATAAACACTATCAGCGTGATGATGGACCGCCAGTCCTTGATCTGGCTCGTCGACAGAGGATCACCGTCGCTCTGAGCCAtgtcgacgatggcggcTTCGTCAAGCAGGACCGCGATGATGTAATGAGTCTGGCTCAAATTTGACTGGTGAGCAGGGAAGATGCTGAAGGGAATGAGTAGGCAGGTCGCTCCAGCTCCGCCAATTAGTAGGCTCACCGCCTAACTACAGGCCTCTTCAGGTCACTAACCCGCTACAACTGATCCGCAGATGCTGGCCAGGCTGCTGTATCAAACGAGCGCTGAAGCGTTGAAAGATTTCGAGACCAGCTTTCTCGTCTGCCTTTTCCACCATCAGCACAATGAGCTCTTGGAGatcaggaaaagaaaaagaaaaaaaaaggcaatcgTCAGACTCTAGCATCAAGACAATGCACTAAGTaccttcttccttctccttaaATCGTTCGCCTCTTGGCCGCAGCGCAGATACTTGGTCCTTCTTGGCAATGCGACAAAGACAGCTTCACGTGTCCTCACCAAAGAACGGATTGGCGGCTGCGCAAACTTGGCGGCTGCAAACAAAGAAGCCTGCTGGAATCTTTGTACTGTGCAATGAGCGTGCAATGAGCGCGCAATGAGCCTGGACGAGGGCGGACTTGGCAAGTTCGCTGATCAAATCCTGGTTCGAGTgcccgcagctgcagccacccAGCCTTCCTATAAGCACGTCGAGACAAAATGGTTGCCTCCATCGGGTCACCGAACGTTCATATAAGGGCTGCTTCATGTGCAGCCCAGCTCGCGGCTCTACATCCTAGGGCTCGCATCGCTCCCTACGCacagcatcaccatcactCGAGCTTCACAGCCACGATCTAACCTCTCTGGCCAGGCTTCtagaagacgaagagacgcGCAAGAACAAGCCTTGAACTGCGGTCCCGGTGGCAACCCTGGTGACGGCGCTGATGGCCGACGAtcgaatacatgtatccgGCTGCGGGGGCAAACACCACCTGCGGGCGATCCGCCCTCGGCTGGCCCTATCAGCGGCTGCCAGCCTCGACCTAGGCCGTGCAACCCCAGCTTCAGCAATCATGGCTATGCTCTGCTAGGCCTCATCgagaggctgctgcagcagggcGAGTGGGATTAATTCTGTTGCCTGCGACTCTGGCAGCAGCTAGGCTGCTTTTGATCCCCCCTAGCTGCAAGATGATACCTGTACGATATCACTTTGCGAGCAACTGCGTGTGACGAGGGAGCAATCCTTCGGAACCAACCACGCCTTGCCCTTAGCAGAGATGGGATTTCGTTGTGTGTTACACGGATTACGAGGAGCGGAACTAGTGCTTCAGTCGGATcgaggagggagggagggatCCGTGGAAGAGCCTCACAACAGCTGAGACAGTTTCTCCCACGTCTTGTCGGCCGCTTTATAAGACGCCCGCTTTATAAGACACCCGCTTACCATCATCACCCTCATCCCCCTTGCATGATGCTCTTTTGATTTTGTGTCAGTTGTTGGGGGAGTTTGACAGTAGCTTACATTCCAGAGAAACCAGCTGTTTGCTCAGCCGCTGCATAGCGACCAATACCTACTCGCTTGCTGCAAAGCAATTGGGCCGAGTCCTTCGGCAGACGCAGAGGGCTGATGCCGGCGCTTTCATGGACTGAGCTGCttggtgatgttgctgtTTCTCATCGCAGCATTTTATCAACTTCTCTCGAGTCCGCTGGAAACGCCACGATTCCTGCCGACGATGGTCTGAAAGTAGTCTGCGCATGGCCCGTTTCTGGCCAATATGGCCCGGGATCGAGAGTCTTGTAAGTCACACCGGCTGAGCTACTACTTGGTTCAGCAGCGCCCCCAACATTACCACGTTTCTAAACCGTTTAAATCTCTTTACAGATACTACGTGCTCATAGCAGCGTGCGTGTTTGCTCGAAAAGCTGAGTGGATCAAAAATGCTTGcttggctgcagcgctgctCTTTCCGGCTGTAGCCGCGGTTCATGGCATCGTCCTTGCAGCTCTGCATCGAGACGGTGAGAGAAAGGCCCAGTCTGCTATCCAATTAGAGCCCCCAAGCTGATTTAGTCTTGTTTGCTTATTTGTCCTTGATTAGAAGCCGTGGATATGGACGTATACGGCGCCTTTCAGCTGTGCTCGATTGCCATTCTGGTCGCTCCAATGACAGTCAGACTGTCTGAGACTTACTTCAATACCCGTGGCCGCAACACAATCTTTTTATGGGCGGGGTTGGTTCTTGCTGGTGAGCATTGTTGCCCTTTTTGATTCAGTGACTCAGATGCCTGCCCTCCAAACATTGACCTACCACTGAAAATCAACCTGATGAATCCAGCGGCTGACTTACGCCTTGCTGCATGCAGGACTGCTTAGCCTATCCATCGAATTCTACCGCATCCAGGCATATCCTTGCCATCAGGATGGCCAGGGAAATCCAGTCTCTAACAATCCCTCGAAATTCCCTTACGGCGATGACACAACATGCGGACTGCGTTGCTCCGTGGGAGATGGGCCGTCTTCTCCCATGAGGCAAGGGTCAGCAAACAACATTTACGTGATTCCCGTTCCTAGAATACTCACATTTGGCACTGCCACACTACTAGCGGCGGGCTGCTGCGTCCATACAATCGTCTGGATGGCGTCCATGACAGACAAAGTATTCGAAAGCAAGTGGAAGTCTCGCCTTCGCCTTGGTCTCGGGGCCGACGATACCCCAGTTGACGAAACAATCTCAGGTACCAATGGTGCAACAAAAAAGTCTATGAGTGGTGTAAACAACAGAATTCGCCTATTCCTCTCCGTCGTGGCCGTTCCCGTGTTTGGGGGCGCCGGGCTTGCCATCATTATAGTCGGAGAGATTAATTTTTTCAGCGGCCCGGTGTCTTATCAGGTCGAGCCTCTAGCAAGCATTGGTAAGTGCACAAAGTTGTCTTGCATGGTATTTGCCCTCCTTATTCATATAGCTAACGCTTGTATTGTACCTTTGCAATGCAATAGGCCAGTGGGCGCCCATTGTTGGAACGGGATTGGCTGCCATAGGATCTCTTTACCTTGTCCTCGCAGCCGATGTagaggccgccaaggaagagTCCGATCCTCATGCCGTTCAAGAGTGCAAATGTTCCCATCAGCACCTTGAATATCAAAGTCGACGCGAATCTCCTGATACagattcttcttcaactGACCGGGATGGCCAACCTCAGAGttctggagaagcagattcCCCAGAAACACCGGAGTCGGTCCATTTCCCAGCAATGAGGCATACCGATACAGGATTCTCTACTGTATCACACGGTGTTCTTGACCGTATGTCGACCATGCAAACTGGCATTTCGAATGAAGCATCCACCATTGGCCGGCATATATCTTCAGGTAGCACAGTGCATCGGACTTCCACAGCAGACTCGGGCAATAGACGAAAGGTTGCAAATATGCTTATTTCTATAGGCAACGCACTCGGTAACAAGGCGCATAACTGGGTCGATGATTATGATAAATCAGGAAAGGCCCTCGATTTCCCAGAGCTTCCTGGAGAGATTTGGAAAAATCCAAACCTGCCAAAAATTCGGCATACGTACAACGTCCCTCGAGACGCAGATGGTAACGCTACTCCCTTGCCACGCTCTCGTTCCCGAGCGGGCAGCTATCGAGGCACATCACCCCAGCCAGTCTTGTCGCCCTCTCGTTCTCAATCCGTCGTTTCaccttctccctctctcccaCGACAATATCGGGCAAGCACTTTGCCAGAAGGTTATTCACATGGGGCCCCGAACAATAGTCCACCCTTTTTGCCTGCTCAGACCAGAGGGAGGCAGAGGATGCGGAGTGACACCCTTGAAGTTCCTACATTGAGCCATCACAACCCCTTGAATATTCACTACCTCGAAACAGCTACACCGGTGGCAGCTATGAGTGGAGGTCGAAGCCTACCGCCAAGCCCAAGCgacaatggtgatggcggtggAGACCATGAAGAGCTTCCTCGTGGTATAGAAGCTGTTGTCTCACCTACCATTCACCAATCGCAAAAGCACACAGGCACTCCACCCCCAACATGAATCCCAGTTTCATAATCTCACATTCACAGACAACACTATTtgtggtttcttttttttgtcttcttttttttcacccCTACGTCGAGTCGGCTTAGTCCCAGTCAGCCACTCAAGCAATACACCATATAGTACCTAGACCAGATGCTTTTTGTCGCTTCGTCCAGTTTTGGAAATGATGCATAGCTTGGCCTGGGATTTAACGAATTAACGAACATATAGATGGATGATTTTTTGgggatttttcttttttcttttcacaCTTGTATATAGAATATCCCCAACCAACTTAGAGGGAAATTAATAGTCACCTATTACTCTCCAATAGAAGCAATCTCTCAGATGTCATCGCAGCCACCGAGAAACCTTCTCAGCCtggcctcgccatcgtcgtcattgGCTAGCCTCTTTCGTCCATCGCGCTCATCTACGTCATCCCAGCAGCACCCACCATGAACCACAGCTTTGGTGAGAGATGCATTCGGCACACACATAAAAATCAAGATTTTTCTCCAGAGAGAGCTAAAGCGAGAACTTATTTCGTAATCGTGATCTCTCTATCTAGtgagtctttcttttttttaagctcCGCGGTACCTGCATACATCAACCCAACGTTATTTTGCCACCAAACCCCCGTACATGGAGCTTACAACTTCTCACCGCCAACACAAACACCAAGAGCTATACTGAGTATCATCACCAGATTCACTCAATTGGAAATATCAACAACAGGACCCCTCCAAGCCATGGACGTCCTCTTCTCGCTCCCCATCTTCGGGTACCTCCTCGGCCCGGCCCTCTCCTCGTGGTCCACCTCGCTCAAcctgctcttcttctacaTGACCTGGTCCACCCTCGTGCTCTCGCAGCCGCCCATTGTCGTGCACATCTTTggcatcctcgccatccGAATAGTCTTTTTCCTCATCCCCTCGCTCGCCACGCTCTTCTTCGACGTCTCGCTGCCCAGCCTCGCAGAGGGCATCAAGCACGGCGGGCGCTCCGCCCTGCCTCCCCGCGATGCCGCCGCGCTCGCCAAGCTGCTCGGCCTGGTGCTGCTAAACCTGGCCATCATGACGGCCATTGAAGGGGCTCTGAGCTTCGTCTTCATGCTCGTCTTCAACGAGCCCGTCTTCAAAACAACCACgacgctgccgctgccgtggGGCATCGCCAAGCACGTCCTCGTCCTGCTCTCGGCGCGCGAGACGCTCCTCTACTACATCCACCGCTTCGTCCTCCACGGCAAATCCTACCGCTGGCTGTCCAAGCGCCATCAAGCCTACGCGCACGCAAAGGCCGGCGCGCCCTTCAGCCTCCGCCTCATGGCCGACcacccgctgccgctgctcttctaCCGCTTCCTGCCGCTGTACCTCTCCgccgtgctgctgcgccCGCACATCCTCACCTACTTCTTCGTCCTGACCATCTGCACGCTCGAGGAAACCCTCGCCATGTCGGGCTACACCGTCGTTCCGGGCATCATCATGGGCGGCATCGTGCAGCGCTCGGCGATCCACTACGCGGGCAAGGGCACGTCCAACTACGGCTCGTGGGGCATCCTGGACTGGGTCAGCGGGACGAGCAAGGGGAGGGATGTGCTGGAGGATGTCAAGAGGGAGGCGGACAAGCATCGTGTCAAGGAGCGGTCGTCCAAGAAGATTGATCAGGGCATGAGTGCGGTGAGGGAGGGggtgaagacgaggaggagcagtAGGAAGAAGGCATCGCAGTGAGGGTCTGATTATAAAAGTCAactgcttgtttgtttgtttttttggaaAGTTTTGTTTTGAATAAAGCAGTATTTGATACCATGATGATATTTATTAGTGTagtcatttttttttttccatgtATTTATTCCAACTACCAGGCAGTCCATGCACTGAAAGTTTAAAAGAGGATGATGTATGATAATGAAAGAGCCTCCAATCTATCTATGCCCAATATGCATATGCAAATATCAATACAGCCTTTATGCTTTGTCCCCCCCGAAAGTCTCATCTCCCTCTGTATAAATCTATACGCCCTACCCGTGACACAAACGCCATAGTAGCCGTccgtttatatataatcccCCATGATCAAATCCCAGATAAGAGCCGGGCGAAGCAGTATCGCATGCATTCGTCTAGTTAATCCCTTTAATGCCGATTtgtgtaaaaaaaaaaaaaaaaaaaaaatccaacCCATATATGATCCCtgtccaaaaaaaaatctttacTTCCAAACCATGTCCACTTCACCacccattcttcttcttaaacCAAGCTAGAGTTTCCAATCCGCTCTGCGCTCTTAAGCCGATTCTCGTATCCAAGACGTAGGCCTCCCAGACCTTGACTTTGTTGAGCTGCTCCTCGCATGCCACCATCTTCTGGCGTCTAAACTCCAGAATTTCTTTAGCTTCGCCCTCTGGAAGATTGCAGCACTCAGCCCACGCAATGGCACCCAGTTCATAAGTGGCGGATGGCAGGACATAGTCATCCTTGGAGGTGCCTTTGAAGACAGATCTGcatttttattcttgttagcaatttttctttaaattcCTCGCGTAGAAAAATGCACTTACCGGTCGTGAGCAATGACCTTCTCCTGCAGCAGTGTTCTAGCCTCGTCCAGCTTGCCCAGACCTCTAAGCAACGATGCCATGCTCACCGCCCACACAGCCATTtcatccttctcttcttgaatcTTGGCTACGACTTCCTTGCTCGCAGTGCATCTCTCCCACTTGAGATAATCAAGccccttctccagctgtGCTGTGCCCATGCGCTTCTGTCCATTCCACACGTAGCACATCTCCAGTGCAGGGCTTGATCCAGTAACATCCGCCAAATCAACGCCCAAGGCTTTGGCTCGGTCCTCCCACTTCTGAACCTTTCGCTGTAAGAATGTCTCCAGAGGCAGTTGGCGTGCCATGAGTCGCTTCTTGCCAGTCACCGTTGGCGCTTTGCGGAAGAAGTCTTCCGTCTTGACCTTTTGTCGTCTTGCCTCGTCCTTGTCGCCGCTGTGAAAAGCGTCTCGGTAAAGCTCCAAAGACGCGCAGCCAGCCAGGTAGTAGTAGAGTGATGGGCTCCAGTCGTTGACTTCCAAGCACCTCAGGAATGAATCGCGCATCAGCACCCATTCGTAGGACATCATGGCGTCCAGTGATAGCTCAAAGTTGTTGAGAGCAGCAACCTGCTTCATTTTCGACTCCTTGCCCGACCTGAGCAATTCCAATGCTTCCGTAATCTTTCGTTCGTTTGCCAGCATTCTCGATTCCTCCACTCGCCACAGCTGTGAGTCGGGATATCGTCGTCGCATCTCAGCCAAGAGCTGCTCGCATTTTTCAATCGGGGGTCCGACAGCCTCGGCATCCTCATCATAGTCTCTGCGATCCGGCAGAATGTCCGCGGCTCCAAGCAGTCCGTTGTAATACACCAACAGCATCATGCCCGCCACGGCGCCGTTGATATTGGAGTGCGCAGCCGACTTCCAGAGCATCTTGACAGCTCGTCGCCGATCCCCATGGAATCCAACAACGGAGAGGATGCGTGAGAAGGCAGGAGGGATGAGACTGAGGATGAGCAATAAGACTCCAAAACACATGTTGGCTCCAGAGTGAATGAACTTGTCGACGGGATTGTCCAGTTCGACGTCTGAGCTCAAATCGGAATCTCTAGACCGCAGGCTCAGTTTCGACGTATCCTCCAGCTTGCTAATgctcagcttctccagcttcgaggccgccgacgtcgacgaAGCATCGGTCTGATCGCTTGGCGTCTGCAGTCCGGACAGAGTTTCCCTGGCATCTACAAAGGTCTCCGAGTCACTTCCACTAGGCGTTGCCGTGTTTCCATTAGACTCCGTCTCCGATCCATCGGCAGGTGAGCTGCTCCCTATGAGCGACATGCGGGATGAGCCCGGAGTCGGTTTCTTGAAAATCTTTTCCTCCGACGCCACAATGGCATCGAGCGTCAGGAACGCCTTTCGCAGCTTGTAGAAGCTCTTCATGGCCTCGACCAGGCTCTCGTGCAGCACGCCCACGACGGCGCCCATCAGCTGCGTCTCGGCAATGATCAACTCGTACTCGGTCCCCGGCGGATAGAGCTTACTGCTGTTGTAAGCCGCGCCGTGCTTCTGCGCCCGTTTGAGATCTGACCACGCCCTGGTTTCACAGTCATTCAGTCTTGCCGTGGCCTCAGTCATGATCTGCTTCTCAAAGCCCAGCACGGATCGCATGAAGAAGGCCACCGCAGAGCCCATTTCGTGGAAGGAGGAGTCGCCCGTCTGCAACTTCTCCCAGGCGCCGTCAATGTCGTCGTTCATGATGAGCTCGATCCAATTCATTGCCTCCACCAagttctccttctccttgacgaTGCTATCCGTGGCGGCAAGGCTCGAGTTGGAACCATTTTCGGTTTTCGCGCCAGAGCGGAACCAACCGGCTAAACGACTCATGGTGGACAAAACCTGTGTCTGGCCGTGACGAAAGCAATTGGTgctgcaaaaagaaaagagcgaTATCAGGTAAATAAAGCCGTCAAATAAGACAGCTGCCGCGAGTGAGGCTGAGTGCCAAGATCGAGGCGTATCGGCGTCGTATTTAATCCTCCCAGTGCAACACGCCTCTTCGCTTACAAGATCTGCGAGATATCGGGCACCCTTCGAACTGGGAGGGTGGCTCAGCTAATTAAGTAGTCGGCGAGAGTGACAGATGATAGGGCACCGCTGCGTCGACTAACAATCCCGCATGAAAGAAAAATTgccgccaaaaaaaaaaaaaaaaaaaaggatcaGTAGTGCTAGTAGTAAGAATCAGAGAAATAGACGCTTatgccatgcatgcatgcaccCCTCGTGGCTACTCGATTTGCTGGCAGCCGTTGAGTGCAGAAAGCAGCGTAGGCCAATGCTCGACAGcaacaagaaaaacaaggcaaaCAAGAAATTGAGAAACCAAGTAGTGTAAAGAAGCCACCCGGTCATATagaagggaaagagaagaaaagaggagaaaaaagaagctgcggTTGTAGGTAGTTGTAGAAAGTCGAGTTTTCGCCGTGGGGGCGTCTCTCCCCGGAGGCCCGCCGGGCTTAATTTGGCTTTATACTAAACACCCAGTGAAGAGGACGTCAATTCCGTTTCTTATGCCCTCAATCAGCTCGGTAATCATCAATACGCTCAGCCCCGGGATCTCTGCGGAATTCCGGAGCGACGAGTCCGTTAAGCCCAGGAGATGACATCTACACATTGCGCGGCCCTCATTTTACTCGCTGCTGTTTTTTACCCATTTTTGTACATAGGTACGGCAGGGAGTCTTTCGTCATACCGTTCCGTCGATTCCTTTATAGACGTCAAGACTATTGATATTACATATTCCCGTTTCTGCCGCCGCATCCGTAAGAGAATTAAACAAGAGAAAACAGGCACGAGGAACAATAGTATTCGCCACGCGATCTCCTAGTCCGCGCGCTTTTTCGGTTATAGGCGCCCCTCGCTGTATCCTTGGGCTCGATCATGCCCCTAAAAAGGTCCGCCCGCAGATGCCAGTCCCCTAAAACAGGCAAAAACGGTAAGCCGCTCAGGCACCTCCGGCACTAAAAGCCGCAACACTGATGCCCGTCATCACAGTGGACGGCGTGCtcagcgcagcgcagcgcagcgacCTGCAGCTCCCCGGACCCAACGTTCTTCCGGCACCGGCCGCACCGCTGCCGCTTCACTGCCTGGGGGCTCCTAGGAAACCACAGCTAGTCGTCACGACCAGTCAGCTCgagccagcatcgccagctaGTCCCTGGCCAATCCTtgcatcaacaacaataacaacagcagccaacGATAACCACGACAGGGCCTCAGCcatccctctctctcttctcatctccGTCACCCCAGCAGCTATCCACAACATCGCCGCCCATCGCCATTCTCAGTCCTCGTCCGATAACACCTCCAGCGCAATTCCACCTCGAGCGCTAGGCTGAAAGCTCGCCGCATCATCACTCTCTCCCCAAAATGGCATCAACCACAGAGCCCAAGGTCGCTGAGCCCGAACAGTCCACCCCAAATGAACAGCAGAAGCCCGAGCAGAAGCACCTGGCCCTAGGTGAAGACGACGAGTTCGAAGACTTCCCCGTCGACGGTACATGACCACCTCCTCTCCTTTCCTCTCTCCTATGGTCACCTTCGAAGCACTCCATTCTCCCTTTCTCGCCCTTCTCCCTACGAGCAAATACCAAAGaaccaaagacaaagaacaGCCATGCTAACCCAAGTCAatctttttcctctccaaACAGACTGGCCCGCCGACCAAACCGAAGCCGCCCAGCGCAACGGCGAAACCAAGCACCTGTGGGAGGAGAGCtgggacgacgacgacacaAGCGACGACTTTTCGAATCAGCTCAAGTGGGTGGTTGGCTCTCTCTTAGTTTCTACCCTTCTCC encodes:
- a CDS encoding uncharacterized protein (EggNog:ENOG41~TransMembrane:2 (o289-312i332-352o)) — its product is MSRLAGWFRSGAKTENGSNSSLAATDSIVKEKENLVEAMNWIELIMNDDIDGAWEKLQTGDSSFHEMGSAVAFFMRSVLGFEKQIMTEATARLNDCETRAWSDLKRAQKHGAAYNSSKLYPPGTEYELIIAETQLMGAVVGVLHESLVEAMKSFYKLRKAFLTLDAIVASEEKIFKKPTPGSSRMSLIGSSSPADGSETESNGNTATPSGSDSETFVDARETLSGLQTPSDQTDASSTSAASKLEKLSISKLEDTSKLSLRSRDSDLSSDVELDNPVDKFIHSGANMCFGVLLLILSLIPPAFSRILSVVGFHGDRRRAVKMLWKSAAHSNINGAVAGMMLLVYYNGLLGAADILPDRRDYDEDAEAVGPPIEKCEQLLAEMRRRYPDSQLWRVEESRMLANERKITEALELLRSGKESKMKQVAALNNFELSLDAMMSYEWVLMRDSFLRCLEVNDWSPSLYYYLAGCASLELYRDAFHSGDKDEARRQKVKTEDFFRKAPTVTGKKRLMARQLPLETFLQRKVQKWEDRAKALGVDLADVTGSSPALEMCYVWNGQKRMGTAQLEKGLDYLKWERCTASKEVVAKIQEEKDEMAVWAVSMASLLRGLGKLDEARTLLQEKVIAHDRSVFKGTSKDDYVLPSATYELGAIAWAECCNLPEGEAKEILEFRRQKMVACEEQLNKVKVWEAYVLDTRIGLRAQSGLETLAWFKKKNGW